CAGATCGGCCGGCTTGACCGTATCGAGGGGCTTCTTCTTGGCCTTCATGATGTTGGGCAGCGTGGCATAACGCGGCTCATTGAGGCGCAGGTCGGTGGTCACGACGGCCGGCAGCTTCACCGCAAGCGTCTCGAGACCGCCGTCGATCTCGCGCGTCACCTGGGCCTTGCCGTCAGCCAGGGTCACCTTGGAGGCGAAGGTCGCCTGCGGCCACCCGGCCAGCGCGGCCAGCATCTGGCCCGTCTGGTTGGCGTCGTCGTCGATCGCCTGCTTGCCGCAGATCACCAGATTGGGCTGTTCCTTGTCGCACACCGCCTTCAGCAGCTTGGCGACCGCCAGCGGCTGCAGCTCGACATCCGTCTCGACCAGGATGCCACGGTCGGCACCAATGGCCATCGCCGCGCGCA
This region of Thauera sp. JM12B12 genomic DNA includes:
- a CDS encoding electron transfer flavoprotein subunit beta/FixA family protein produces the protein MKVLVPVKRVVDYNVKVRVKADGSGVDLANVKMSMNPFDEIAVEEAVRLKEAGVVTEVVAVSCGVGACQETLRAAMAIGADRGILVETDVELQPLAVAKLLKAVCDKEQPNLVICGKQAIDDDANQTGQMLAALAGWPQATFASKVTLADGKAQVTREIDGGLETLAVKLPAVVTTDLRLNEPRYATLPNIMKAKKKPLDTVKPADLGVDVAPRLATLKVSEPPKRSAGERVADVAQLVDKLKNVAKVI